One window from the genome of Ailuropoda melanoleuca isolate Jingjing chromosome 5, ASM200744v2, whole genome shotgun sequence encodes:
- the C5H6orf52 gene encoding putative uncharacterized protein C6orf52 homolog isoform X1 encodes MAGQESFAGFGIAQQNHYYWYWQRGKPVFQPCQGYHSDNWFEQQHSGSSRSVYSCGCAADGNGLNLSVQETSGRPAETLVTPKESTALAEKQDEEPLEDPNLHVNIEELNKEFMVKSEELYDSLMSCHWQPLDTVHSEIPHEPLEKHDVDQATPLSY; translated from the exons ATGGCAGGACAGGAGAGTTTTGCAGGTTTTGGCATAGCTCAACAAAATCACTACTACTGGTACTGGCAAAG GGGGAAGCCAGTGTTCCAACCCTGCCAGGGTTACCACTCTGACAACTGGTTTGAGCAACAGCACAGTGGTTCCTCCCGTTCTGTCTACAGCTGTGGCTGTGCAGCAGATGGAAATGGACTCAACCTTTCTGTGCAGGAGACCTCTGGACGCCCAGCTGAAACTCTGGTCACGCCTAAG GAAAGCACGGCTCTGGCAGAGAAGCAAGATGAAGAGCCACTGGAAG ATCCAAACCTTCATGTGAATATTGAGGAATTAAACAAGGAGTTTATGGTGAAAAGTGAGGAACTCTACGACTCTCTCATGAGTTGCCACTGGCAGCCTTTGGATACAGTTCACTCTGAAATCCCACATGAGCCCCTGGAGAAGCATGATGTTGATCAAGCTACCCCATTGTCCTATTGA
- the C5H6orf52 gene encoding putative uncharacterized protein C6orf52 homolog isoform X4: MAGQESFAGFGIAQQNHYYWYWQSCGCAADGNGLNLSVQETSGRPAETLVTPKESTALAEKQDEEPLEDPNLHVNIEELNKEFMVKSEELYDSLMSCHWQPLDTVHSEIPHEPLEKHDVDQATPLSY; this comes from the exons ATGGCAGGACAGGAGAGTTTTGCAGGTTTTGGCATAGCTCAACAAAATCACTACTACTGGTACTGGCAAAG CTGTGGCTGTGCAGCAGATGGAAATGGACTCAACCTTTCTGTGCAGGAGACCTCTGGACGCCCAGCTGAAACTCTGGTCACGCCTAAG GAAAGCACGGCTCTGGCAGAGAAGCAAGATGAAGAGCCACTGGAAG ATCCAAACCTTCATGTGAATATTGAGGAATTAAACAAGGAGTTTATGGTGAAAAGTGAGGAACTCTACGACTCTCTCATGAGTTGCCACTGGCAGCCTTTGGATACAGTTCACTCTGAAATCCCACATGAGCCCCTGGAGAAGCATGATGTTGATCAAGCTACCCCATTGTCCTATTGA